In a single window of the Fusarium falciforme chromosome 3, complete sequence genome:
- a CDS encoding D-arabinono-1,4-lactone oxidase, translating into MDPLVAAELAKLQDDGVAFRARQRHVHQTWARTFSSLPELYIQPESLAEVQKVVNLARRCRRRLVTAGCGHSPSNITCTSSWLVNLDNFNRIISVDKETGVVIMEGGIRLYTLCEELERHGLAMPNLGSINQQSISGAISTGTHGSSLRHGLMSEDIISLKVTLADGTTVQCSKDTKPDLFRAALLSLGALGIITEVTFKAVPAFSLKWRQVIDTDYKMFEAWNHELWTQSEFVRVWWFPYTRRAVVWQADKTDEEHRDPPQSGYDGALGYYVYHNLLYIAQHVPRILPWVEWFVFGMQYGFRNGTSSSAVQPSRKALLMNCLYSQFVNEWAIPLKKGPEALRRLSSWLNHLTPDDPDYVPHNIPFSAEGLYVHAPVEVRVSDTTLTSNARPYLDITVDDGPTLYLNATLYRPYWLDPPCHDRYYEAFEWLMKDLGGKPHWAKNFRSHRPEIEAFYGKELDSFRAVRDSVDPQGMFVGPWHRDRIMADGAGLELEEVEMRREQSRKRGVTTFGII; encoded by the coding sequence ATGGACCCCCTCGTGGCCGCGGAGCTCGCAAAGCTCCAAGACGACGGCGTCGCCTTTCGCGCCCGCCAGCGGCACGTCCACCAGACCTGGGCGCGCACTTTCTCGTCCCTCCCAGAGCTGTATATCCAGCCAGAGTCGCTGGCCGAGGTGCAAAAGGTGGTCAATCTTGCGCGGAGGTGTCGTCGGCGCCTGGTGACGGCGGGATGCGGTCATTCGCCGTCAAACATCACGTGTACGTCGAGCTGgctcgtcaacctcgacaacttTAACAGGATCATCTCTGTGGACAAGGAGACGGGTGTGGTTATCATGGAGGGCGGGATCAGGCTGTATACGCTGtgcgaggagcttgagaggCATGGACTTGCTATGCCCAACCTTGGGAGCATCAACCAGCAGTCCATCAGCGGCGCCATTTCTACTGGTACTCATGGTAGCAGTTTGCGCCACGGTCTCATGTCAGAGGACATCATCTCTCTCAAGGTGACCCTCGCCGACGGGACCACAGTCCAATGCTCCAAGGACACAAAACCCGACCTCTTCCGAGCCGCCCTGCTCTCGCTGGGCGCACTTGGAATCATCACGGAGGTCACCTTCAAGGCCGTCCCGGCCTTTAGCCTCAAGTGGAGGCAGGTCATTGACACCGATTACAAGATGTTTGAGGCCTGGAACCACGAGCTGTGGACGCAGAGCGAGTTTGTCAGGGTCTGGTGGTTCCCTTACACGAGGCGTGCCGTGGTTTGGCAGGCGGACAAGACGGACGAGGAGCACCGTGATCCACCCCAGAGCGGTTACGATGGCGCCCTTGGATACTATGTCTACCACAACCTGCTGTACATCGCACAGCACGTCCCGAGGATTCTTCCCTGGGTTGAGTGGTTCGTGTTTGGCATGCAGTACGGCTTCCGCAACGGAACAAGCTCGTCGGCCGTTCAGCCGAGCCGCAAGGCCCTCCTCATGAACTGCCTCTACTCGCAGTTTGTCAACGAGTGGGCCATTCCTCTCAAGAAGGGCCCTGAAGCCCTTCGACGGCTGAGTTCATGGCTCAATCACTTGACGCCCGACGACCCCGACTACGTCCCCCACAACATCCCCTTCTCCGCCGAAGGCCTCTATGTCCACGCGCCTGTCGAGGTTCGTGTGAGTGACACTACACTAACCTCCAACGCGCGACCCTATCTCGACATCACCGTCGACGACGGACCAACCTTGTATCTCAACGCCACGCTCTACCGACCCTACTGGCTAGACCCTCCCTGCCACGACAGGTACTACGAGGCGTTTGAGTGGTTGATGAAAGACCTCGGCGGCAAGCCTCACTGGGCAAAGAACTTCCGATCCCACCGCCCAGAGATCGAGGCCTTCTACGGCAAGGAGCTTGACTCTTTCCGCGCGGTGCGGGACAGCGTCGACCCTCAGGGCATGTTTGTCGGACCGTGGCATCGGGACCGGATAATGGCGGACGGCGCGGGActtgagctggaggaggtggagatgaggagagagcagagcagaaaACGAGGCGTAACGACGTTTGGAATCATTTGA
- a CDS encoding MADS-box domain-containing protein yields the protein MADITDQHDQTSPTELDESQNVGNGSAATESRGIKRQRPSAGDDDDDDDEKGGRERRKIEIKFISDKSRRHITFSKRKAGIMKKAYELSVLTGTQVLLLVVSETGLVYTFTTPKLQPLVTKAEGKNLIQACLNAPEPTPGNENGVDGGDQVESPEEPANQHLPPQGSRPGIPQNPHMPGNYMPANLPMDPQQALAYQSYVQRNQGYGSGIPPQPGMPSNNHHQS from the exons ATGGCCGACATCACAGATCAGCACGACCAAACCTCGCCCACCGAGCTCGACGAGTCGCAGAACGTTGGCAATGGCAGCGCCGCCACTGAGTCTCGCGGCATCAAGCGCCAGCGCCCTTCAgcaggcgacgacgacgatgatgatgacgagaagGGTGGTCGCGAGCGTCGCAAGATTGAGATCAAGTTCATCAGCGACAAGTCTCGGCGACACATCACCTTTTCCAAGCGCAAGGCCGGAATCATGAAGAAG GCATACGAGCTTTCTGTCCTCACGGGCACTcaagtccttcttctcgtcgtctcTGAAACCGGTCTCGTGTATACATTCACCACACCCAAGCTCCAACCTCTCGTAACCAAGGCTGAGGGCAAAAACTTGATTCAG GCGTGCCTGAACGCACCCGAACCCACGCCCGGTAACGAGAACGGCGTGGATGGTGGTGACCAGGTCGAATCTCCGGAAGAGCCCGCCAACCAACATCTCCCCCCTCAGGGCAGCCGACCCGGCATTCCCCAGAACCCTCACATGCCCGGCAACTATATGCCCGCCAACCTGCCCATGGATCCCCAGCAGGCTTTGGCATATCAAAGCTACGTGCAACGGAATCAGGGCTACGGTTCAGGCATACCCCCGCAACCGGGCATGCCCtccaacaaccaccaccagtCGTAA
- a CDS encoding Cytochrome b mRNA-processing protein 4: MAPKKPSSRWWFWTKVMLGGAVVAVGGPAFTMWLTPTEEELRSRYNPELRKKSLENREERQQEFDDFVTRLKEYSKSDKPIWIVVKEEEERKKKAAAAAAKASQQETDARREEMRREAGLDSK, translated from the exons ATGGCACCGAAAAAGCCGTcgtcgaggtggtggttCTGGACAAAGGTCATGCTCGG TGGCGCTGTGGTCGCTGTCGGCGGACCTGCCTTTACTATGTGGTTGACTCCCACCGAAGAGGAGCTGCGATCGAGATATAACCCCGAACTACGAAAGAAGAGCTTGGAGAACCGCGAAGAGCGACAGCAAGAGTTTGACGACTTTGTGACACGATTGAAGGAGTACTCCAAGTCGGACAAGCCCA TCTGGATTgtggtgaaggaggaggaagagcgaaagaagaaggctgcgGCTGCAGCGGCCAAGGCGTCACAGCAAGAAACTGATGCCCGACGAGAAGAGATGAGACGGGAAGCTGGTCTGGATTCGAAATAA
- a CDS encoding MFS domain-containing protein — protein sequence MAEKPEVPKWRHLLGAGAAAATSTPSDGRWKPSKWSMGVLNDKDTIEVPGSVLLLASHRNEPLGLRNVQARNSHSSIPTGFPVNSRRNSASSAANRPQVQEEKKKTSDGAIILEPQPEDSANDPLNWPSWRRDIALLSLGFYCMIGGGTTPLVAAGFTDIAHTYNVDVERVSLTTGLYMMGMGLGSVIFSPTAILWGKRPVYLASAILFIGTSLWAAWSPSFNSLLAARVFQGVAVSPVECLPSATIAEIFFLHERAYRIGIYTLLLLGGKNLVPLVSAVIIGALSWRWVFWILAMIIGLGAVLLFLFVPETFWDRTPHPKPRVPSKRPSFLRRLSSRHRTQDTGEEALKMEGEIEAPASLAAAVGQHEGGKLGTGAGSEGQEPASPGPSHRHRNLHVGFANADGESPEAFASEESTATVIHPTPSKTANSPSNEPTQPTPPYFSSATGSESNVASFKSGPNLESEKMDTSRLRGPPKVQAYTHTLRQQPPKTFTQQLRPWHGRLNHDSWLKVMVRPFILFAYPAVLWSSAVYACSVGWLIVISESIAMIYRDRESYDFDALQTGLVYVSPFVGGILGTGVAGKISDIIVKAMARRNGGLYEPEFRLVMAAPILISTCIGLMGFGWSAEEKDHWIVPTVFFGIVSFGCSLGSTTAITFCVDSYRQYAGEALVTLNFSKNVLHGLVFSLFVTHWLHADGPKMVYIWIGIIQLLLMLLTIPMYIYGKRARMWTVRANLMERF from the exons ATGGCAGAAAAGCCAGAAGTTCCGAAGTGGCGGCACCTTTTGGGCGCTggtgccgccgccgccaccagCACTCCCTCAGATGGCAGATGGAAGCCATCGAAATGGAGTATGGGAGTGTTGAACGACAAGGACACCATTGAAGTTCCAG GATCCGTACTACTTCTTGCTTCTCACCGCAATGAGCCACTTGGTCTTCGGAACGTGCAGGCAAGGAACTCGCATTCATCTATCCCCACAGGCTTCCCAGTCAACTCACGCAGGAATTCGGCATCTTCAGCAGCAAACCGTCCTCAGGtacaagaagaaaagaagaagacgagcgATGGCGCCATCATTCTGGAGCCCCAACCCGAGGACTCGGCCAATGATCCTCTGAACTGGCCTTCATGGAGACGGGACATCGCCCTCTTGTCACTTGGCTTTTACTGCATGATTGGTGGCGGCACAACCCCTCTGGTGGCCGCCGGCTTCACGGACATTGCACACACGTACAATGTCGACGTTGAGAGGGTATCCTTGACCACAGGACTCTACATGATGGGCATGGGCCTGGGCTCCGTCATATTTTCTCCTACCGCCATCCTCTGGGGAAAGCGCCCCGTCTATCTTGCAAGTGCCATTCTCTTCATTGGCACATCTCTCTGGGCCGCCTGGTCCCCCTCGTTCAACTCTCTCCTGGCTGCCAGAGTCTTTCAAGGCGTTGCGGTCAGCCCGGTGGAATGTCTCCCGTCCGCCACTATTGCCGAGATCTTCTTCCTGCACGAGCGAGCCTATCGTATCGGTATCTACAcactgctgcttcttggcggcaAGAACCTGGTCCCTCTGGTTAGTGCTGTCATCATTGGTGCCTTGAGTTGGCGTTGGGTCTTCTG gatcttggccatgattATTGGTCTGGGCGCTGTCCTTCTCTTTTTGTTCGTCCCCGAGACCTTTTGGGACCGAACTCCTCACCCCAAGCCACGTGTGCCGTCGAAACGACCGAGCTTTCTCCGTCGACTGTCGTCACGTCATAGAACGCAAGACACAGGGGAAGAAGCTCTTAAGATGGAGGGCGAAATAGAAGCCCCTGCATCTCTAGCCGCTGCAGTAGGACAGCACGAGGGCGGCAAGCTAGGAACAGGTGCTGGTTCGGAGGGGCAGGAACCGGCGTCTCCTGGTCCTAGCCACCGGCACAGGAATCTTCATGTTGGCTTTGCGAATGCCGACGGAGAAAGCCCAGAGGCCTTTGCGTCTGAAGAATCGACGGCCACTGTCATTCACCCAACCCCATCCAAGACTGCGAACTCCCCCTCAAATGAACCCACTCAACCTACTCCTCCCTACTTCAGCAGCGCAACTGGGAGCGAATCCAATGTCGCCTCATTCAAGTCGGGCCCGAATCTTGAAAGCGAGAAGATGGATACTTCGAGGCTGAGGGGACCACCCAAGGTCCAGGCTTACACACACACCCTCCGCCAGCAACCTCCCAAGACATTTACCCAGCAACTCAGGCCCTGGCATGGGCGCCTCAACCACGACAGCTGGCTCAAAGTGATGGTCCGACCGTTTATCCTATTCGCGTACCCGGCTGTTCTTTGGTCATCAGCAGTGTATGCTTGCTCTGTTGGCTGGCTTATCGTCATCTCCGAGTCCATTGCCATGATTTATCGTGACAGAGAGTCATACGACTTTGATGCTCTCCAGACTGGCCTTGTCTATGTCTCGCCGTTTGTGGGTGGAATCCTGGGAACTGGCGTGGCCGGCAAGATCAGTGACATCATTGTCAAGGCAATGGCTCGCCGTAATGGCGGACTCTACGAGCCTGAGTTCCGTCTCGTCATGGCGGCGCCCATCCTGATCAGCACATGCATAGGCCTCATGGGCTTCGGATGGTCAGCCGAAGAGAAGGATCACTGGATCGTTCCGACTGTCTTCTTTGGCATCGTTTCATTCGGATGTTCTCTTGGTTCGACCACAGCTATCACATTCTGCGTTGATAGCTATCGCCAGTATGCCGGAGAGGCATTGGTGACTCTGAACTTTTCCAAGAACGTGCTCCACGGCCTCGTTTTCAGTCTCTTTGTTACACATTGGTTGCACGCAGATGGTCCCAAGATGGTTTACATATGGATCGGCAtcatccagcttctcctgATGCTGCTAACGATCCCCATGTATATTTACGGAAAGAGGGCCCGGATGTGGACAGTCCGGGCGAACCTGATGGAGAGATTCTAG
- a CDS encoding Nascent polypeptide-associated complex subunit beta, which yields MSDVQERLKKLGLGARTGYVFTHFDVGKGTPRRKVKRAPARSGADDRKLQQTLKKLNTQPIQAIEEVNMFKSDGNVIHFAAPKVHAAVTSNTFAIYGNGEDKELTELVPGILNQLGPDSLASLRKLAESYQNMQKEKGEDEDDIPDLVEGENFESKVE from the exons ATGTCCGACGTCCAAGAGCGCCTCAAGAAGCTTGGCCTGGGTGCCCGAACTG GGTATGTTTTTACGCACTTCGACGT TGGAAAGGGCACTCCCCGAAGAAAGGTCAAGCGTGCGCCCGCCCGCTCCGGCGCCGACGACAGGAAGCTTCAGCAGaccctcaagaagctgaACACTCAGCCCATCCAGGCCATTGAGGAGGTCAACATGTTCAAGTCTGACGGCAACGTCATTCACTTTGCTGCCCCCAAGG TCCACGCTGCCGTCACCTCCAACACCTTCGCCATCTACGGCAATGGTGAGGACAAGGAGCTGACCGAGCTCGTCCCCGGCATCCTTAACCAGCTCGGCCCCGACTCGCTCGCCTCCCTCCGCAAGCTCGCCGAGAGCTACCAGAACAtgcagaaggagaagggtgaggacgaggacgacatcCCCGACCTTGTCGAGGGTGAGAACTTCGAGAGCAAGGTCGAGTAA
- a CDS encoding A to I editase domain-containing protein, whose protein sequence is MSSQPDLIAQAVLQQFDKLPAKRKPTVRDNGLHEWVPLSGIVAERDGILTCLALATGMKCLPASKVAESNGVGIHDWHAEILAIRTFNRFLLDECKSLLDKDGGSSILRRTQRTTTKEGDMSLKPFEIRDDVKLHMYCSEAPCGDASMELTMAAQEDASPWPTPAATELDSADEKCLPGRAYFSQLGVVRRKPARGDAPPTLSKSCSDKLSLKQCTSLLSSLTSLFIDPSNAYIHSVILPKSQYSASGCRRAFSAKGRMSPLAGRRWRGEYAFREFEAITTELEFEFSKRAVSARAMKISASNLAAAWSDSGVEETIIGGVIQGRKPFNAKGASHMSRRRMWETARELSSSLENAGYAPIHLGCGTYHDLKEGPLLTHRRQAKQEARQTALTGWTRNYGGSGFQLEERNHDRHH, encoded by the exons ATGAGCTCTCAGCCAGATCTGATCGCGCAAGCCGTGCTGCAGCAATTTGACAAGCTCCCTGCGAAAAGAAAACCCACTGTTCGCGACAATGGCCTTCATGAGTGGGTGCCGTTGAGCGGCATCGTTGCCGAACGGGATGGCATCCTGACCTGCCTGGCTCTAGC AACAGGCATGAAGTGCCTTCCAGCGTCGAAAGTAGCAGAGTCCAATGGTGTAGGCATTCATGACTGGCATGCCGAAATACTGGCCATAAGGACCTTTAATCGTTTCTTGCTCGATGAGTGTAAgagcctcctcgacaaggatggcGGCTCTAGTATCCTGCGTAGGACGCAGAGAACCACAACCAAGGAGGGCGACATGTCATTGAAGCCATTCGAGATTAGAGATGACGTAAAGCTTCATATGTATTGTTCAGAAGCACCAT GTGGTGATGCCAGTATGGAGCTCACAATGGCTGCTCAAGAAGATGCTTCACCATGGCCAACTCCGGCTGCAACAGAACTTGACTCAGCTGACGAGAAATGTCTGCCAGGACGAGCTTACTTTTCTCAACTCGGCGTTGTCCGTCGAAAGCCAGCTCGAGGAGATGCACCTCCCACCCTGTCCAAGTCCTGCTCTGATAAACTCTCCCTCAAGCAGTGCACTTCACTCCTCTCATCTCTGACCTCTCTTTTCATCGACCCGTCAAACGCATACATCCACAGCGTCATATTACCGAAATCGCAGTATTCTGCTTCGGGATGCCGGCGTGCCTTCTCAGCGAAAGGTAGAATGAGCCCTCTCGCTGGTAGACGGTGGCGGGGAGAGTATGCATTCAGAGAGTTTGAGGCCATTACAACAGAACTGGAGTTTGAGTTTTCAAAAAGAGCAGTGTCAGCTCGAGCTATGAAGATTTCTGCCAGCAATCTTGCCGCCGCATGGTCAGATTCAGGTGTGGAGGAGACCATCATCGGTGGTGTGATTCAAGGTCGGAAGCCCTTCAACGCGAAAGGAGCAAGTCATATGTCCAGACGAAGGATGTGGGAGACAGCAAGAGAGCTTTCAAGCAGTCTGGAGAATGCAGGCTACGCACCCATCCACCTGGGATGCGGCACATATCATGACTTGAAGGAGGGCCCATTGCTTACCCATAGGAGACAGGCAAAGCAGGAGGCTCGACAGACGGCCTTGACAGGGTGGACGAGAAACTACGGAGGGTCAGGTTTCCAACTGGAAGAGCGTAATCATGATCGTCATCATTAG
- a CDS encoding Thioredoxin domain-containing protein yields MTELKAGDNFPEGVFFSYIPPTPEISKFSTCGTPVPYNASQEFKDKKVVLVSIPGAFTPTCSGSHIPSYTEHIDKIKAKGVDQVIVVAFNDPFVMNGWAKANGVTDDSILFMSDKDAKFSRSIGWNFDERTGRFAIIIDHGKVTYASKDDHPQSIETSGALGVLAQL; encoded by the exons ATGActgagctcaaggccggcgACAACTTCCCTGAGGGTGTCTTCTTCAGCTACATCCCTCCCACCCCTGAGATCTCCAAGTTCTCTACTTGCGGTACTCCCGTTCCCTACAACGCCAGCCAGG agttcaaggacaagaaggtcgtcctcgtctccaTCCCCGGTGCTTTCACCCCCACCTGCTCCGGCTCCCACATTCCTTCCTACACCGAGCAtatcgacaagatcaaggccaagggtgtTGACCAGGTCATCGTTGTTGCCTTCAACGATCCCTTTGTCATGAACGGCtgggccaaggccaacggtGTCACCGACGACAGCATT CTCTTCATGTCCGACAAGGATGCCAAGTTCTCCCGCAGCATTGGCTGGAACTTCGATGAGCGAACTGGCCgcttcgccatcatcattgaCCACGGCAAGGTCACCTACGCCTCCAAGGACGACCACCCCCAGAGCATTGAGACCTCCGGTGCTCTCGGTGTCCTGGCCCAGCTGTAA
- a CDS encoding Copper transport protein has protein sequence MSFVPRHDMPGMDADSSSDSSSSHSSHGSSSIMAMVFQTQRQTPLYSDSWTPESAGAYAGTCIFLAILAIIARCLVAFKTVQEARWLDREAARRYVAVNGKLPLAEQIASGPDARRMTLTENGVEETVVVVERKRAAARPWRFSVDPVRACLDTVIVGIGYLLMLAVMTMNVGYFLSVLAGVFVGSLAVGRYTQSVEH, from the exons ATGTCCTTCGTTCCCCGTCACGACATGCCCGGCATGGACGCCGACTCCTCCTCcgactcctcctcgtcgcacTCGTCGCAtggctccagctccatcatggccatggtctTCCAAACCCAGAGACAAACTCCTCTCTACTCGGACTCGTGGACGCCCGAAAGCGCCGGAGCCTACGCCGGCACCtgcatcttcctcgccatactcgccatcatcgcccgTTGCCTCGTCGCCTTTAAGACCGTGCAAGAAGCTCGCTGGCTGGACCGTGAGGCTGCGCGTCGATACGTCGCCGTCAATGGAAAGCTCCCGCTGGCAGAGCAGATCGCCTCGGGCCCGGATGCCCGCCGCATGACACTGACTGAGAATGGCGTCGAGGAGACGGTGGTGGTCGTGGAGAGGAAGCGAGCTGCTGCGAGGCCGTGGCGGTTCAGCGTCGACCCTGTTCGGGCGTGCCTCGACACGGTCATTGTCGGGATTGGATATCTTCT CATGTTGGCCGTCATGACTATGAATGTCGGCTACTTCCTCTCGGTCCTGGCTGGCGTCTTCGTCGGCAGCCTCGCAGTCGGTCGATATACACAATCAGTTGAGCACTAG
- a CDS encoding Thioredoxin domain-containing protein, producing the protein MRTTLSSGLRPLYGMASLAKPPPRMISRALSTTTPQQAKNHIYAPIRNNDSFSTYLSLSTSSRTPLLTLWTASWCSTCKVVSPLIRELVESGVGEDEGGVSLAMVEFDSPDIMSGSPNLAMTYMITSIPTLLSFDGGEAQTATKLADARKLSDKEFLKEWIRTEAKRHGGRGGGGGGASSAFGGLFGR; encoded by the exons ATGCGTACTACTCTATCGTCTGGGCTACGGCCCCTCTACGGGATGGCGTCTTTAGCCAAACCGCCGCCTCGTATGATTTCCCGAGCCCTCTCAACCACCACCCCGCAGCAAGCCAAGAACCATATATACGCCCC CATCCGCAACAACGACTCATTCTCGACGtacctctctctctcgacCTCATCCCGCACACCCCTTCTCACCCTCTGGACCGCATCCTGGTGTTCAACCTGCAAAGTCGTCAGCCCCCTAATCCGGGAACTTGTCGAGTCCGGCGTgggcgaggatgagggcgGCGTTTCCCTTGCCATGGTCGAGTTTGACTCGCCCGATATCATGTCCGGGAGCCCCAATCTTGCCATGACCTACATGATCACCAGCATCCCCACGTTGCTGAGCTTTGACGGCGGAGAGGCCCAGACGGCGACCAAGCTGGCGGATGCGAGGAAGCTTTCTGACAAGGAGTTTCTCAAAGAATGGATTAGGACTGAGGCCAAGAGGCACGGAGGTcgcggcggaggcggcggagGTGCTTCGTCGGCTTTTGGAGGATTATTTGGGAGGTGA